Proteins encoded together in one Oncorhynchus mykiss isolate Arlee chromosome 7, USDA_OmykA_1.1, whole genome shotgun sequence window:
- the LOC110528467 gene encoding D(1B) dopamine receptor-like produces the protein MENPAKYLSVHESHSVPLPLGEIMWNSTESEATSNGGKELVIRTVTGCLLSLLILWTLLGNIMVCSAVLRIRHLRSKVTNIFIVSLAVSDLFVAVLVMPWKAVAEVAGYWPFGTFCNYWVAFDIMCSTASILNLCIISVDRYWAISSPFRYERKMTQRVAFVMISVTWTLSVLISFIPVQLNWHKASEDETVGVHNASLGEVEENCDSSLNREYAISSSLISFYIPVAIMIVTYTRIYRIAQIQIRRIASLERAAEHATSCRANNRLECQHHNTLKTSIKRETKVLKTLSIIMGVFVCCWLPFFILNCIVPFCDKPPTDKDAGLPCVSETTFDVFVWFGWTNSSMNPIIYAFNAEFRKAFASLLGCRNFCSRTPVETVNISNELVSYNQDTLVHKEIVNAYVNMIPNVVECIEHEDTFDRISQLSHNNENATDSVCDLEDCEADISLDRMTPFTPNGLH, from the coding sequence ATGGAGAACCCCGCGAAATACCTCTCAGTGCACGAGAGCCACTCCGTCCCGTTACCTCTTGGGGAGATTATGTGGAACTCGACCGAATCGGAGGCAACATCCAACGGTGGAAAGGAATTGGTCATCCGGACAGTGACGGGCTGTTTGCTCTCCCTGCTCATCCTGTGGACACTACTGGGAAACATTATGGTGTGCTCCGCCGTACTCCGAATTCGGCACTTACGAAGTAAAGTGACCAACATTTTCATCGTTTCTTTGGCTGTGTCGGATTTATTCGTTGCAGTTCTGGTGATGCCATGGAAAGCTGTGGCCGAGGTGGCGGGGTATTGGCCCTTTGGTACTTTTTGTAATTACTGGGTGGCTTTTGATATCATGTGCTCAACTGCGTCCATCCTCAACCTCTGCATTATCAGCGTGGATAGATATTGGGCCATATCAAGTCCGTTCCGGTACGAGAGAAAAATGACCCAACGAGTTGCCTTCGTTATGATAAGCGTCACGTGGACGTTGTCTGTACTTATTTCATTCATACCAGTCCAACTGAACTGGCACAAAGCCAGCGAAGACGAAACAGTTGGAGTCCATAACGCCTCCTTGGGTGAAGTAGAAGAAAACTGTGACTCTAGCCTCAACAGAGAATACGCCATATCTTCATCTTTAATAAGTTTCTACATACCCGTAGCAATTATGATTGTGACATACACGAGAATATATCGGATTGCTCAGATCCAAATCAGGAGGATAGCTTCCCTAGAGCGCGCGGCGGAGCACGCGACAAGTTGCAGGGCCAACAACAGACTCGAGTGCCAACACCACAATACCTTGAAAACATCTATTAAAAGGGAAACCAAAGTTTTAAAAACGTTATCGATCATTATGGGCGTCTTTGTGTGTTGTTGGTTACCTTTCTTTATTTTGAACTGCATAGTTCCATTTTGTGATAAACCACCGACTGACAAAGACGCAGGTCTCCCTTGCGTGAGCGAGACAACTTTTGACGTTTTTGTTTGGTTCGGCTGGACTAATTCATCCATGAATCCTATTATTTACGCTTTTAACGCAGAGTTCAGAAAAGCATTTGCCAGTCTGCTGGGTTGTCGTAATTTCTGCTCCAGAACACCCGTTGAAACTGTAAACATTAGCAACGAGCTGGTCTCTTACAACCAGGACACCCTTGTCCACAAAGAAATCGTGAATGCCTACGTCAATATGATCCCCAACGTAGTGGAATGCATTGAGCACGAGGACACGTTTGACAGGATATCACAGTTATCTCACAACAATGAAAATGCCACCGACTCTGTTTGTGACTTGGAAGACTGTGAGGCAGATATTAGCCTCGACAGGATGACACCATTCACCCCTAATGGTTTACATTGA